A window of Companilactobacillus allii genomic DNA:
CATTAATGCCGGTAAATACGACAAGCAACGTGTCTTCATTGTTGTAAAGAAACCTGAAACACTTGAAAAAGTTCTCGACAATGGTGTAAAGATCGACACTATCAATGTTGGTAATATGTCACAAAAAGACACAACACAACATCTTACACAATCTATTAATCTTACAAAAGAAGACTATGATTCATTCCAAAATATCTTGGCTAAAGGTGTCAAAATCACAGCACAGATGGTTCCAAGTGACAACATCAAGAAATTTGAGGATGTCTTGAAGGACTATAAACTATAATAATTAAATTTGGGGGAATGAACTATGAGTTTTACTATTGTTCAGATATTGCTTTTAACGGCATATTCCATGTACAACATATATGATGAATTACAAATGAACTCATCATTAAGTCAACCCGTTTGGGCCGGTATGATTTCTGGTTTGATCATGGGGGACATGAAGACAGGACTTATTATCGGTGCTGCTCTTCAATTAACAGTTCTAGGTGTTGGTACATTCGGTGGAGCTTCAAAGATCGATGCTAACTCAGGTACTGTTTTGGCTACAGCCTTTTCAATCGGTACAGGTATGAAAGCTGCTACAGCTATCGCTGCTATCGGTGTTCCGGTTGCTGCTTTACTTACATCATTTGATATTCTTGCTAGATTTGCTAACACATACTTCCAGCACAAAGTTGATAAGGATATCGATAACTTCAACTATAAGGGTATTGAAAGACATACGATCATGGGTGCCATTCCATGGTGTCTATCACGTGGTATTCCTATTTTCCTAGCTTTGGCTCTAGGTCAAGGTGTTGTTAAGACAATGGTTACATATCTAAACGGAGACTTACAATGGTTGAACACAGGTCTACAAACTGCCGGTGCTACACTTCCAGCTGTTGGTTTCGCAATCTTACTTCACTACTTACCAGTTAAAAAGAACATCGCTTACTTGATCTTAGGTTTTACAATTACAGCTTTGTTATCAACAGTATTCTCAAATATCCAAGCACTTGGTGCAGGCTTGAGCGTTGCTAACAAGTCATTTACAACAGTATTCAACGCTTTACCAATGTTGGCTATCGCTTTGATCGGTGGTGCTTTCGCCATTCTTGAATATAAGAAATCAATGGCTAAAATAAACACTGCTCAAGGTCCAAAACCTACTGATGATGACGAAGATGAAGACGACGAAATTGAAGACGCTAACGGGGAGGTAGACGGTGATGAAGAAGAATAAAGAATACGAATTAACTAAGAAAGATTTTAACCAAATCAACAAACGTAGTATGTTTGGTTTCCAAATGGGTTGGAATTACGAAAGAATGCAAGCTTCAGGTTACCTTTATACAATCTTGCCACAGCTTAGAAAAATCTACGGTGATGGTACTCCAGAACTTAAAGAAGCTATGAAGACTCATAACCAATTTTTCAACACAAGTAATTTCTTTAATACAATCGTTACAGGTATCGATCTTGCCATTGAAGGTAAGGAAGGTGTCGATTCACTAGATACTGTTTCAGGTATTAAGACTGGTCTTATGGGACCATTTGCTGCTATCGGTGATTCATTGTTTGCAGCCTTAGTACCAACTATCATGGGTGCTATTGCAGCTACAATGGCCGCTCAAGGTAATCCATTAGGACTATTTCTATGGTTAGCAGTTAACATTGCCATCATGGTCTTCCGTTGGAAACAACTTCACTTTGCATATAAGACAGGTACAAAGCTTGTTTCAGAGATGCAAGGTCAATTAAATGCTTTAACAGATGCCGCTACATTACTTGGTGTTTTCATTGTTGGCGCTTTGATCGCAAGTATGATCAATATCCAAGTTCCACTAGTTGCACACCTTGGTAAAGTTTCACTCAGTGTTCAAACAAACATTGATATGATCCTACCAAAGCTTGTTCCAGCCTGTGTCGTAGGTCTTGTTTACTGGTTATTAGGTAAAAAAGGTATGACATCAACAAAGGTTATCTTCATTGTTATTAT
This region includes:
- a CDS encoding PTS system mannose/fructose/N-acetylgalactosamine-transporter subunit IIB; the protein is MSIVAVRIDERLIHGQVANLWTTSLQASRIMVIDNDIIKNDIQKTALKLAKPSGVNLSILGTEKASANINAGKYDKQRVFIVVKKPETLEKVLDNGVKIDTINVGNMSQKDTTQHLTQSINLTKEDYDSFQNILAKGVKITAQMVPSDNIKKFEDVLKDYKL
- a CDS encoding PTS mannose/fructose/sorbose/N-acetylgalactosamine transporter subunit IIC, which encodes MSFTIVQILLLTAYSMYNIYDELQMNSSLSQPVWAGMISGLIMGDMKTGLIIGAALQLTVLGVGTFGGASKIDANSGTVLATAFSIGTGMKAATAIAAIGVPVAALLTSFDILARFANTYFQHKVDKDIDNFNYKGIERHTIMGAIPWCLSRGIPIFLALALGQGVVKTMVTYLNGDLQWLNTGLQTAGATLPAVGFAILLHYLPVKKNIAYLILGFTITALLSTVFSNIQALGAGLSVANKSFTTVFNALPMLAIALIGGAFAILEYKKSMAKINTAQGPKPTDDDEDEDDEIEDANGEVDGDEEE
- a CDS encoding PTS system mannose/fructose/sorbose family transporter subunit IID, giving the protein MKKNKEYELTKKDFNQINKRSMFGFQMGWNYERMQASGYLYTILPQLRKIYGDGTPELKEAMKTHNQFFNTSNFFNTIVTGIDLAIEGKEGVDSLDTVSGIKTGLMGPFAAIGDSLFAALVPTIMGAIAATMAAQGNPLGLFLWLAVNIAIMVFRWKQLHFAYKTGTKLVSEMQGQLNALTDAATLLGVFIVGALIASMINIQVPLVAHLGKVSLSVQTNIDMILPKLVPACVVGLVYWLLGKKGMTSTKVIFIVIIFAVLLSAIGVLGKI